Part of the Vigna radiata var. radiata cultivar VC1973A chromosome 11, Vradiata_ver6, whole genome shotgun sequence genome is shown below.
TTCGAATGGAGAGGAAGAGACTCTTCCTTCTAGGGCATGCTGTGTCATTGTTGAGTTTATCTCTGGTGGGACACTGAAGCAATACTTGATCAAAAATAGGAGGAAGAAACTAGCTTACAAGGTTGTGGTTCAGCTGGCTTTGGACCTTGCAAGAGGGTATGTCCTATTTGAGCATCTCGACAGTAACAAAACTGCATACATTTTACTAATACAAATTCACTGTTTTCCCAAAAATGCAGTCTTCATTATCTACACTCGAAGAAAATCGTTCACCGAGATGTTAAATCAGAGAATATGTTACTAAGTCCTAGTCGTAATCTGAAAATAGCTGATTTTGGAGTTGCTCGGGTTGAAGCTATGAATCCAAGCGACATGACTGGTGAAACTGGAACCCTTGGATACATGGCCCCAGAGGTAGGTGTTTTTAACAAGGTTGTCTGTCAAACAAAATCACTTGCGGTTATTAGCTTTAATCATAGGATTACACCAAATATAGGTTCTGGACGGGAAGCCTTACAACAGGAGATGTGATGTCTATAGCTTTGGCATTTGCTTGTGGGAAATTTACTGCTGTGATATGCCTTATCCAGATCTAAGTTTTGCTGATGTGTCATCTGCAGTTGTTCGGCAAGTAAGTTAACACGACAAACTATGATTTATTCAAACACTCTTTATGTAATGTCGGGCATCATTGATATTGCTTGTATTCTTGCACAGAATTTACGACCAGACATACCAAGGTGTTGTCCAAGTGCCTTATCAAACATCATGCGGAGATGTTGGGATGCAAATCCGAACAAGCGCCCAGAAATGGACGAGGTGGTGAGAATGCTGGAAGCACTTGATACCAGCAAAGGTGGTGGAATGATACCAGAAGATCAGAATTCAGGGTGCTTCTGTTTTGCTCCAACCCGTGGCCCCTGATTCTTGAATCCAACGttgttatgtgtttttgttCAACAGATGAACTGAAGCACTGTAACTGGCAATtggtatttatatttttgccaGTTCACAGATCACACCCTTTCCTTTGGCCAGATTGATtgtgagaaagaaaggaagggcattgtattttattttttaaaattttggctATAAAGGGGCGATTTCACAGCTTCTTAATATTGTATTTAGTACTGCAAACTGGATTCTTTTGAGCATCAAAACGGAAAATAATCCTTAATCAAAGTTTACCCTTCTAATACTACTACTACTTCTGTTCACAATTTCTGTTGTTTGTCAATTCTGATGTGGAGAACTAAGATTTTCTGGCCAAAAATTGTAATCCATCATGAATAAgttattcaattatatataaatttgctgatattttataaatttagatcTTAATTCTCTTAGCCTAAATTACTTACTGTCACCTTCAACGACCTAGACTTCTGTTTGTGCAATCATTCTCGACCATTAAAACTTCAATGGATATGCTTCCCATATAGAAATAGAAACATCTTAACCACTCTTTCTCTCATGTATATACATTGCCActcttatctttatcttttcttcttcttgtcttTCACTATATAATGTAGAAAAATTAGCATTCAACAACATGGAAAAGATTTTTGGAAAAAActtccataaatattttaaaaataaaaataaaaatatgaaattcttTAGGGGTTCTCATGAGAAATGAAGTTCAAACAGGACAAGATATTTGTAATGTGTGGATA
Proteins encoded:
- the LOC106777983 gene encoding serine/threonine-protein kinase HT1 — translated: MDSESEAVKTPKRELEAEGALNSKMKGAGNISSKDMIFRADKIDLKSLDAQLEKHLSRVWSRSTTEAKRPKEDWEVDLAKLDLRYVVAQGAYGTVYRGTYDSQDVAVKVLDWGEDGVATPAEAAALRASFRQEVAVWHKLDHPNVTKFVGASMGTSNLKIPSKNSNGEEETLPSRACCVIVEFISGGTLKQYLIKNRRKKLAYKVVVQLALDLARGLHYLHSKKIVHRDVKSENMLLSPSRNLKIADFGVARVEAMNPSDMTGETGTLGYMAPEVLDGKPYNRRCDVYSFGICLWEIYCCDMPYPDLSFADVSSAVVRQNLRPDIPRCCPSALSNIMRRCWDANPNKRPEMDEVVRMLEALDTSKGGGMIPEDQNSGCFCFAPTRGP